Proteins from a genomic interval of Alteromonas macleodii ATCC 27126:
- a CDS encoding TonB-dependent siderophore receptor, translated as MLDLKTPFIFSLVALSVSAAAQSDESSLQGAHDELEHIEVKRHFQPYRGNVPLIDTPQAIDRITADTLANEGITRFIDALDFAPTIVRQNNSGGMFDSFAIRGFSGDENNPSGYLINGFNVRGYSGNRSTVNVQTIEVMKGPGSALYGQGEPGGTINVITKKPQFEEQGYIQGTVGNFDKKQVEFDYTNGINSDMAYRVNGSYEDSDTYRDNVFFKNLNLNPSFIWNISDHTSLSYQMEILDQEKPLDRGVFILNNDFDAVDAEDFYGDVRDGAHEVKAFGHQLVLNHELNHNWHLLSGFAYRDSSFEGQSSDTELSEGRQLLYTDPSILSRQRRTRDYQAQDLSLRFELSGVVDVAGFVNNVLFGLDYYNYHIDTDYRRWRTAWGAGDTTYSIDPENPDYTIFRPDVTPTTLTAEKQKGLGFYAQDVIELSEATKLLVGFRVDKFEQDILNKLSNEGQEQDQTEVTPRFGFVYEINDSVSLYTSYAEGFRPNPGLDSDRNAFDPEETTSFEVGAKWENIADMFSGSVAIFDAEKTNMLTAEPNTGFSATLGEVESQGVEFQLTTDLTSDIRLDMAYAYIDAKTANEVNNLDWGVPIAKGSRLINIAKHSGYISLNHFTSVFEKEAFFGVTMRYVGDRLGQTTDPTFILPSYTLVNLAGSVNISGALSMRFDVNNLFDRDYFENSYHQLWTMPGSPTNYTVSVKYQF; from the coding sequence ATGCTTGATCTTAAAACACCGTTTATATTTTCTTTAGTTGCATTATCAGTAAGCGCCGCTGCGCAAAGTGATGAAAGCTCCCTTCAAGGTGCTCATGATGAACTTGAACACATTGAGGTAAAAAGACACTTTCAGCCATACCGTGGTAATGTACCGCTAATCGACACCCCACAAGCAATCGACCGAATTACTGCTGATACCTTAGCGAATGAAGGGATCACGCGCTTCATCGATGCGCTAGATTTTGCGCCCACCATTGTTAGACAAAACAACTCTGGCGGCATGTTCGATAGCTTTGCGATTCGAGGTTTTTCTGGCGATGAAAATAACCCATCGGGTTATTTAATAAACGGCTTCAACGTGCGTGGCTATAGCGGTAATAGAAGCACGGTTAACGTTCAAACTATAGAAGTAATGAAGGGTCCGGGATCAGCCTTATATGGTCAAGGTGAACCTGGCGGTACCATTAACGTTATTACCAAAAAACCTCAGTTCGAAGAGCAAGGCTACATCCAGGGTACCGTAGGTAATTTTGATAAAAAACAAGTAGAGTTCGATTACACGAACGGCATTAATTCAGACATGGCGTATCGCGTTAACGGTTCATACGAAGACTCTGATACTTATCGCGATAACGTATTTTTCAAGAATTTGAACCTTAACCCTTCATTCATTTGGAACATTTCTGATCACACCAGCTTAAGCTATCAGATGGAAATACTGGATCAGGAAAAGCCGCTTGATCGCGGTGTGTTCATATTAAATAACGACTTTGACGCCGTAGATGCCGAAGACTTTTATGGTGATGTTAGAGACGGAGCCCATGAAGTTAAAGCCTTCGGACATCAGCTAGTGTTAAATCACGAGTTGAATCACAACTGGCATTTACTCAGTGGCTTCGCCTACAGAGACTCTTCTTTTGAAGGGCAGTCTTCAGATACTGAACTGTCAGAAGGCCGTCAGCTTTTGTATACCGACCCATCTATACTTTCAAGGCAACGCAGAACCCGTGACTATCAAGCGCAAGACTTATCACTACGCTTTGAATTAAGTGGCGTGGTAGACGTGGCAGGCTTCGTAAATAACGTCTTGTTTGGTTTGGACTATTACAACTACCACATCGATACAGACTATCGTCGTTGGCGCACTGCGTGGGGTGCGGGTGATACCACTTATAGCATCGACCCTGAAAATCCAGACTACACTATTTTCAGACCTGACGTTACGCCCACTACACTCACGGCTGAAAAGCAAAAAGGGTTAGGTTTCTACGCACAAGATGTTATAGAGCTTAGCGAAGCAACCAAGCTTTTAGTTGGCTTTCGCGTGGACAAATTCGAGCAAGACATTCTTAATAAGTTAAGCAATGAAGGGCAAGAACAAGACCAAACGGAAGTGACACCACGCTTTGGTTTCGTGTATGAAATCAATGATTCTGTAAGCCTTTACACTAGTTATGCAGAAGGTTTCAGACCCAACCCCGGACTTGACTCTGATCGCAACGCGTTTGACCCTGAAGAGACCACCTCTTTTGAGGTAGGAGCTAAGTGGGAAAACATTGCTGATATGTTTTCTGGTAGCGTCGCTATTTTCGATGCTGAAAAGACCAACATGCTTACCGCTGAACCTAACACTGGCTTTTCAGCTACGCTCGGTGAAGTTGAAAGCCAAGGGGTAGAATTTCAGTTAACCACTGACCTTACTTCAGACATTCGCCTTGATATGGCATACGCATACATAGATGCTAAAACCGCTAACGAAGTCAATAACTTGGATTGGGGCGTGCCTATAGCTAAAGGGTCGCGATTAATCAATATCGCCAAGCATTCGGGGTATATCTCGCTTAACCATTTCACCAGCGTATTTGAAAAAGAAGCGTTCTTTGGTGTGACCATGCGTTACGTGGGCGATCGCTTAGGGCAAACCACCGATCCAACATTCATTTTGCCGTCTTATACCCTTGTGAACTTAGCAGGGTCGGTGAATATCAGCGGTGCACTTTCTATGAGATTTGACGTGAATAATCTGTTCGACAGAGATTATTTTGAGAACTCATACCATCAGCTTTGGACCATGCCGGGCTCTCCGACTAACTACACAGTAAGCGTTAAGTACCAGTTCTAG
- a CDS encoding ester cyclase yields the protein MKGSRPEQGILTKDNDLSKTQKTIDTIDAMVDGLNDHDIDNMGRFFSENFRWMGNAGCGFKQGLKEFQDNWQRPFQAAFSDKVCIDEARVTQGEWCAAFGRQEAVHTGTFMGIEPTGKRVEIRYMDFWKVVDGKIVDNWVNVDFPYIMQQLGVDPFNGHGWENRDSGKMPVQNGE from the coding sequence ATGAAAGGTTCACGTCCAGAACAAGGTATTCTTACAAAAGACAACGACTTGTCAAAAACGCAGAAAACCATTGATACCATTGACGCTATGGTCGATGGATTAAATGATCATGATATCGACAATATGGGCCGTTTCTTCAGCGAGAACTTTCGCTGGATGGGCAATGCAGGTTGCGGTTTCAAACAAGGGTTAAAAGAGTTTCAAGACAACTGGCAGCGACCGTTTCAGGCTGCGTTTTCTGATAAAGTTTGTATAGATGAAGCTCGCGTCACACAAGGTGAGTGGTGCGCTGCGTTTGGTCGCCAAGAAGCGGTTCACACTGGAACCTTTATGGGAATAGAGCCTACCGGTAAAAGAGTTGAAATTCGCTATATGGATTTTTGGAAAGTGGTAGACGGTAAAATTGTAGATAACTGGGTTAACGTTGACTTCCCCTACATTATGCAGCAGCTAGGTGTAGACCCGTTCAACGGACACGGGTGGGAAAACCGTGACTCAGGGAAAATGCCAGTGCAAAACGGCGAATAG
- a CDS encoding TonB-dependent receptor, whose product MKQDQRKYHTTYLSRAIQSALLISVSFCASAQQETPDSEAKAAGVERIEVTANRQSQDLQEVSSSVSALGADDILRNGIENISGLENVVPGLRIGSSGGEVRPAMRGARTNEVGVAGTGIAEQVVGIFQDGIYVPTTTGGLGAYVDIERIEVLRGPQGTLYGRNTFAGSINVISKQPELGYTSGSVKLTHGSYDRSAYEAILNLPLSDKAATRFVMSHDRHDGMIENHFLPGSSDDLREKNQFYLRNTTKYEFSDDVTALLRLDYSKKDANSEAIWGYQQIAGYQISETSPGSGVYNPIATVTPGHIYQPADAERDDEGPYDVYRNAVSFDNQEAWSATLTLDWAMDWANAKWTTNYSELSGEQFYDNDYSDGGLDFVGGFGRQDDQKAFSTELQLSSVESDSPFSWIAGVYLFSQEADWEWLWREDTTGNGEPDSITVPSWGNPNHDPHEVDSVAVFGQARYQLNDSNRLLVGLRYNKDEKTFTGDSIPDWDDSAVLWKLAYELDVAKDMMVYASAATGYRTGGANDARVVARGADPLYDNEEVISYEIGLKSFLFDNTVRFNVSAFANQYDDVKAQLFAVSCNDTTTDLTVAQCVSTGVSTTFEYYENGGQVDTYGLEADLEWRPLSELTLNATLALLNAEFADDFAVGNSQLQPLLGLGNVDGRQDINDPNSQFSFAGYSPAMSPDYTLGLSARYEYSLPNGGYLTPYLHVNFVDDHYAFDINIPETKVDAHAMVTARISWEVNENLNVDFFANNLTDEEVLTRAVVQSQVLNGLPINSIQANWNNPRTYGVSLQYKFD is encoded by the coding sequence ATGAAGCAAGACCAACGAAAGTACCATACAACATACCTCTCCCGCGCTATTCAAAGTGCACTTCTAATCAGCGTTAGTTTTTGCGCTAGCGCCCAACAAGAAACCCCTGACAGCGAAGCTAAAGCAGCGGGTGTTGAACGTATTGAAGTAACAGCAAACCGACAATCTCAAGATTTGCAGGAAGTATCGTCTTCTGTGAGCGCGTTAGGTGCAGATGATATTTTGCGTAACGGCATTGAAAATATTAGTGGTCTTGAAAACGTTGTTCCCGGATTAAGAATAGGCAGCTCGGGTGGTGAAGTTCGTCCCGCTATGCGTGGTGCTCGTACCAACGAAGTTGGCGTGGCCGGTACAGGTATTGCTGAACAAGTTGTTGGTATTTTCCAGGATGGTATTTATGTGCCAACGACCACCGGTGGCTTAGGGGCTTACGTTGATATTGAGCGCATTGAAGTACTGCGCGGGCCGCAGGGAACACTGTATGGAAGAAATACATTTGCAGGTAGTATCAACGTTATCTCAAAGCAGCCTGAACTTGGCTATACCAGTGGTTCTGTGAAACTGACTCATGGTAGCTATGACCGTTCAGCCTATGAAGCTATTTTAAACCTGCCGCTAAGTGATAAGGCCGCTACGCGCTTTGTCATGAGCCACGACCGTCATGACGGTATGATTGAAAACCATTTCTTGCCGGGCTCGTCAGACGATTTACGCGAAAAGAACCAATTCTACTTACGTAACACGACTAAATACGAATTCTCAGACGATGTTACTGCATTGCTTCGCCTTGATTACAGTAAGAAAGACGCAAACTCAGAAGCGATTTGGGGTTACCAACAAATTGCGGGTTATCAAATTTCTGAAACCTCACCGGGGTCGGGCGTTTACAACCCTATTGCTACGGTAACACCTGGCCACATTTATCAGCCAGCTGATGCAGAGCGAGATGATGAAGGCCCTTACGATGTATACAGAAATGCGGTGTCTTTTGATAACCAAGAAGCGTGGTCGGCAACCTTGACACTCGACTGGGCGATGGACTGGGCAAATGCAAAGTGGACCACTAACTATTCTGAACTGTCAGGCGAGCAATTCTACGATAACGACTACAGCGATGGTGGCTTAGACTTTGTTGGTGGCTTTGGACGTCAGGACGATCAAAAAGCGTTTTCTACCGAACTACAGTTGTCATCTGTTGAAAGCGATAGCCCGTTTTCTTGGATAGCAGGCGTTTATTTGTTCTCGCAAGAAGCGGATTGGGAATGGCTGTGGCGTGAGGATACAACCGGTAACGGTGAGCCAGATTCTATTACGGTTCCTTCGTGGGGAAATCCAAATCACGACCCACATGAAGTCGACTCTGTAGCCGTATTTGGCCAAGCTCGTTATCAACTTAACGACAGCAACCGCTTGTTGGTTGGCCTTCGCTACAACAAAGACGAAAAAACATTTACAGGCGATTCAATTCCCGATTGGGACGACTCAGCGGTATTGTGGAAATTAGCTTACGAGCTAGATGTTGCAAAAGACATGATGGTCTATGCCAGTGCAGCAACAGGTTATCGTACTGGTGGTGCTAACGACGCGAGGGTGGTAGCGCGTGGTGCCGATCCGCTATACGACAATGAAGAAGTTATTTCTTACGAAATTGGCCTGAAGAGCTTTTTATTCGATAACACCGTTCGGTTTAACGTTTCTGCTTTTGCAAACCAATACGATGACGTGAAAGCGCAGCTGTTTGCAGTATCGTGTAACGACACAACAACTGACTTAACCGTGGCACAGTGCGTTTCTACTGGCGTTAGTACAACCTTTGAATACTATGAAAACGGTGGTCAGGTTGACACCTACGGGTTAGAAGCTGATTTGGAATGGCGCCCACTAAGCGAGTTAACGTTAAATGCAACCTTGGCGCTTCTTAACGCCGAGTTCGCTGACGACTTTGCGGTAGGTAATTCTCAACTTCAGCCGCTACTTGGGTTAGGCAATGTTGATGGCCGTCAGGATATAAACGATCCAAATAGCCAGTTTAGCTTTGCGGGTTACTCTCCAGCTATGTCGCCTGATTATACGCTGGGCCTAAGCGCAAGGTATGAGTACTCATTGCCAAATGGCGGTTACTTAACGCCTTATCTTCATGTGAACTTTGTTGACGATCACTACGCGTTTGATATCAATATTCCTGAAACAAAAGTAGATGCTCACGCCATGGTAACGGCTCGCATTTCTTGGGAAGTAAATGAAAACTTAAACGTCGATTTCTTTGCAAATAACCTGACGGATGAAGAAGTGCTTACTCGTGCAGTGGTTCAGTCTCAAGTGCTTAATGGGCTGCCTATCAACTCCATTCAGGCAAACTGGAATAACCCGCGTACATATGGCGTAAGCTTACAGTACAAGTTCGACTAA
- a CDS encoding ester cyclase produces the protein MSFNSEKAVVRSYQAAFDKGEASDVKGVVKSYVYENAKIYACYPFDKCSTPAELVKELWEPLKQSFTRMKRREDVFMAGDNSAGEGKWVMSMGHFAGLFDKPFLGIRSTGKLAFLRYAEFFEVREDKIVSHAIFFDLIALMQQVGLNPLPVETGHTFVYPGPCDHNGLLFEEQDPQESKKTIELVEEMVRDLDSLNKSGNDNCPPELLAKCWSEDMVWYGPAGIGATYTIERYQQQHQFPFRKGLKDKVFNGHVARFSEGNFACFFGWPNLSNTAGGGLFGMPASGIRADMRVVDVYYRKGDKLLENWVLMDVPYWLKQQGLDILSRTTTYS, from the coding sequence ATGAGTTTTAATAGCGAAAAAGCCGTTGTCAGATCCTATCAAGCCGCTTTTGACAAAGGTGAGGCAAGTGATGTTAAAGGCGTAGTGAAATCGTATGTTTATGAAAATGCAAAGATTTATGCCTGCTATCCGTTTGATAAATGTTCGACTCCAGCAGAATTAGTGAAAGAGTTGTGGGAGCCGTTAAAACAGAGTTTTACGCGTATGAAGCGCCGTGAGGACGTATTCATGGCGGGAGATAACAGCGCCGGCGAAGGTAAATGGGTTATGTCGATGGGTCACTTTGCTGGACTGTTCGACAAGCCATTTCTTGGCATTAGAAGTACGGGCAAACTGGCTTTTTTACGGTATGCCGAGTTTTTTGAAGTACGTGAAGATAAGATAGTTAGCCACGCTATTTTCTTCGACTTAATTGCACTAATGCAGCAAGTTGGGCTTAATCCTTTGCCCGTAGAAACAGGCCATACGTTTGTTTATCCAGGGCCATGTGATCACAACGGTTTACTGTTTGAAGAGCAAGATCCTCAGGAGTCTAAAAAAACCATTGAGCTGGTTGAAGAAATGGTAAGAGACCTAGATTCTTTGAATAAATCGGGTAACGACAACTGTCCACCAGAGCTTCTCGCCAAATGCTGGAGCGAAGATATGGTGTGGTACGGGCCAGCGGGAATAGGGGCTACATACACCATCGAGCGTTACCAGCAGCAACATCAATTTCCTTTTCGTAAAGGTTTGAAAGATAAAGTGTTTAATGGTCATGTGGCGCGCTTTAGTGAAGGCAATTTTGCCTGTTTCTTTGGCTGGCCGAACCTATCGAATACGGCTGGTGGCGGCTTGTTCGGCATGCCGGCGTCGGGTATTCGTGCCGACATGCGAGTGGTTGATGTGTACTATCGCAAAGGGGATAAATTACTGGAAAACTGGGTGTTGATGGATGTGCCTTATTGGTTAAAACAGCAAGGGTTAGATATCTTATCGCGCACTACCACCTACAGTTAA
- a CDS encoding sodium:solute symporter, whose protein sequence is MTENFGVLNWSILGGYIIANLLLGLVIGKNIKNSDDFYLGQKQTPWWAIGISVIATYVSAMTFLGAPAWAYSEGLSVIALHLNYPLVIMAVIIFFFPFFYNAGVASIYDYQERRFGKRARAMVSSIFMLSQIMSSAAILYATSLVLSFITGVPVVWSIVIVTAIALIYTMMGGITAVIWTDVIQSVILFVGAGIIMYALLESGDTTLSSSMSELKAQGKLNPLNWDFDFTEETTVWSGIIAMTLYHITVYGTNQMMVQRTLAAKNIGDAKKSYLLMGFCAFFIYFFFIVLGVLFYDFYQGKTFENSNTIILQFATDYGLPGLMGIIAAAVMAASMSSLDSSFNSLSTVATIDFYIKYFKKDASDAHYLKASRIFTLFFAVLIIFPAIGYHLFSEGSILEILSKVGSYFVGAQMGMFFLGFFSKQTTENGLIIGTLSGFIVVTLVALNTDIAWPWYCIIGASANIVVSMIASRLIDGVQTEYNAYTIKGQQQHFAREGLDEKEQGWYRVPGRVDPINYILFGFFLLTLVFLFSIQFMF, encoded by the coding sequence ATGACTGAAAATTTTGGCGTTTTAAACTGGTCTATCTTAGGCGGGTACATCATTGCGAACCTGTTGCTAGGTTTGGTGATTGGTAAAAATATAAAAAATTCCGACGATTTTTATCTCGGTCAAAAACAAACTCCGTGGTGGGCAATAGGCATTTCGGTTATTGCCACTTACGTTAGCGCCATGACATTTCTTGGGGCACCAGCCTGGGCTTATTCAGAGGGGCTATCCGTTATAGCACTTCATTTGAACTACCCTCTCGTCATCATGGCTGTAATCATATTCTTTTTCCCATTCTTCTATAACGCGGGTGTCGCGTCCATTTACGATTACCAAGAACGGCGTTTCGGCAAGCGTGCCCGCGCCATGGTCTCCAGCATCTTTATGCTAAGCCAAATCATGAGCTCAGCAGCTATTCTTTATGCTACCTCTCTTGTGTTGTCGTTCATAACTGGCGTACCTGTAGTGTGGTCTATCGTTATAGTTACTGCCATAGCGCTTATCTACACCATGATGGGCGGCATTACTGCCGTAATTTGGACTGACGTTATTCAGTCAGTGATCTTATTTGTGGGCGCGGGCATTATTATGTACGCCCTGCTTGAAAGCGGCGACACTACGCTATCTTCATCAATGAGCGAGCTTAAAGCTCAGGGTAAATTAAACCCACTTAATTGGGACTTCGACTTTACTGAAGAAACTACAGTGTGGAGCGGCATTATTGCTATGACGCTGTACCACATCACCGTTTACGGCACCAACCAAATGATGGTGCAGCGAACGCTGGCTGCCAAGAATATTGGTGACGCCAAGAAATCCTATTTATTAATGGGTTTCTGCGCGTTCTTCATCTACTTCTTCTTCATTGTACTTGGCGTGCTGTTCTACGACTTTTATCAAGGCAAGACCTTCGAAAACAGCAACACAATCATTTTGCAGTTCGCAACCGATTACGGCTTGCCGGGTTTAATGGGCATTATTGCAGCCGCGGTTATGGCCGCTTCCATGTCTAGCCTAGACTCCTCATTTAACTCGCTATCGACAGTGGCAACTATCGATTTCTACATCAAATACTTCAAGAAAGACGCGTCGGACGCCCATTACCTTAAGGCTTCACGTATTTTTACCTTGTTCTTCGCTGTACTTATAATTTTTCCAGCAATTGGCTACCACCTATTCAGCGAAGGCTCAATTTTAGAAATTTTGTCTAAAGTAGGCTCCTATTTTGTAGGTGCGCAAATGGGCATGTTCTTCTTAGGGTTCTTCTCTAAGCAAACAACCGAAAATGGCCTGATCATTGGCACATTGAGCGGCTTTATTGTTGTGACTTTAGTGGCCTTAAATACAGATATCGCGTGGCCTTGGTACTGCATCATAGGTGCAAGTGCCAACATTGTGGTGTCTATGATTGCTAGTCGCCTTATCGATGGCGTTCAAACCGAATACAACGCTTATACCATTAAAGGGCAGCAGCAACACTTCGCGCGCGAAGGTCTCGATGAGAAAGAGCAAGGATGGTATCGCGTACCCGGCCGCGTAGACCCAATCAACTACATATTGTTTGGGTTCTTCTTACTCACACTCGTGTTCTTATTTTCAATTCAATTTATGTTTTAA
- a CDS encoding nuclear transport factor 2 family protein — MSETSIAKTVYWQPLHDMLDPARSKTQTLAGFDEEFVDLADYILRITHRIWEQKNIGACYDYYADYCPVHTLGGYADSVDVVVQNTLKTIAAFPDRSLIGEDVIYREEANDVYYSSHRITSIMTNKGPSEFGAPTGKTGRVTTIADCMCRDNKIFYEWLMRDNSFLIAQLGIELDDAAAFQAKFPLSSTFTQWLNEEYARTCANEASRWEALPEQDKPWGDFAKSWADQIFNKRMFNKLSDFYKPNASVQWPGGRQATGNAAIGGMFIKYLASCPDANMVVDHICVTHYDDNRVNIALRWGLAGHYNATQSKYAQFNQQPHYILGATHFEIEDGVIAKEFTVFDEVAALANLMRKLPQATEA; from the coding sequence ATGAGCGAAACATCCATAGCAAAAACGGTGTATTGGCAGCCTCTGCATGACATGCTGGACCCTGCACGAAGTAAAACGCAAACCTTAGCGGGTTTCGATGAAGAGTTTGTCGACTTAGCAGACTATATTTTGCGCATAACCCATCGTATTTGGGAGCAGAAAAACATTGGCGCTTGCTACGATTATTATGCTGACTACTGCCCGGTACATACGCTTGGCGGTTATGCCGACAGTGTTGATGTGGTGGTTCAAAATACGTTAAAAACCATTGCCGCCTTCCCTGACAGGTCGCTTATAGGTGAAGACGTTATTTACCGTGAAGAAGCCAACGATGTGTATTATTCGTCGCACCGTATCACCAGTATTATGACCAATAAAGGCCCCTCTGAATTTGGCGCGCCAACAGGCAAAACCGGGCGTGTAACCACCATTGCAGACTGCATGTGCAGAGACAATAAGATTTTTTACGAATGGCTAATGCGAGACAATAGCTTTCTTATCGCTCAGCTTGGTATTGAGCTAGACGATGCTGCAGCGTTTCAGGCCAAGTTTCCTCTTTCGAGCACGTTTACCCAATGGCTAAATGAAGAGTACGCGCGAACATGTGCTAACGAGGCATCGCGCTGGGAAGCATTGCCAGAGCAAGACAAGCCGTGGGGCGACTTTGCCAAATCATGGGCCGACCAAATCTTCAATAAGCGCATGTTCAATAAGCTCTCTGACTTTTATAAACCTAATGCGTCAGTGCAGTGGCCGGGCGGACGCCAAGCCACTGGCAATGCAGCTATTGGCGGCATGTTCATTAAGTACTTGGCCAGTTGCCCAGACGCCAACATGGTAGTAGATCACATTTGCGTTACCCATTACGACGACAATCGCGTGAACATTGCGCTTAGGTGGGGCCTGGCGGGTCATTACAATGCTACACAAAGCAAATATGCGCAGTTTAATCAGCAACCCCATTACATTTTAGGGGCAACTCACTTTGAGATTGAAGACGGTGTAATAGCCAAGGAGTTTACGGTGTTTGACGAAGTAGCAGCGTTGGCAAACCTTATGCGCAAACTACCACAAGCGACGGAGGCATAA
- a CDS encoding nuclear transport factor 2 family protein produces MLSTIQQLLEKQDTQTLTAALLHSSRWLLGERLHYGPIQQRGLMANWLDITTHFETVELCAKVQSGDVEAGVFCLSSASTTTYFIAQCEHRNGAIKQLLQWVDSASLAAHYNTKEAPGYDNSMSLPFWPEPDPLQLSEFDPQLHLKTTHAGINDVVASNTSDKSKALLSQWWQVWQGFDTAGIKELYSDATHISVNSQVLNKEGSPSVSSWLTQLEGKLHRRYCQLEQVIADESNALVRWRIDADLKTDNGLVRVRLPLATMLTFKENKIVSEYWVVDSIAFEKRFGAPLPF; encoded by the coding sequence ATGTTAAGCACAATTCAGCAGTTGCTAGAAAAACAAGACACACAAACACTTACCGCTGCCTTGCTTCATTCAAGCCGCTGGCTTTTAGGAGAAAGACTGCACTACGGGCCAATTCAGCAACGGGGTTTAATGGCTAATTGGCTTGATATTACAACGCATTTTGAGACCGTTGAATTATGCGCGAAGGTGCAAAGTGGTGATGTTGAAGCAGGCGTATTTTGTCTTTCATCAGCATCGACCACCACATACTTTATTGCACAATGCGAACATCGCAATGGCGCTATCAAGCAATTGCTTCAATGGGTAGACAGTGCTTCACTAGCGGCACACTACAATACAAAAGAAGCCCCTGGCTATGACAACTCGATGTCGCTACCTTTTTGGCCGGAGCCAGACCCATTACAGCTGAGCGAATTTGACCCTCAACTTCATCTTAAGACAACCCATGCGGGCATTAACGATGTGGTTGCAAGTAACACTAGCGATAAGAGCAAGGCGCTACTGTCGCAATGGTGGCAAGTGTGGCAAGGCTTCGACACGGCTGGCATCAAAGAACTATACAGTGACGCTACCCATATTAGCGTAAATAGCCAAGTGTTAAACAAAGAAGGTTCCCCTTCAGTCTCGTCTTGGCTGACTCAACTTGAGGGAAAGTTACACCGCCGTTATTGCCAGTTGGAACAAGTAATAGCTGATGAAAGTAACGCGCTAGTTAGATGGCGAATAGATGCAGACCTGAAGACTGATAACGGCCTAGTACGCGTGCGCCTGCCCTTAGCAACCATGCTTACGTTTAAAGAGAATAAGATTGTGAGCGAGTACTGGGTAGTTGATTCTATCGCGTTTGAAAAACGCTTTGGTGCCCCCCTTCCCTTCTAA